In Nocardioides dokdonensis FR1436, the following are encoded in one genomic region:
- a CDS encoding lysophospholipid acyltransferase family protein: protein MFYWFLKWVAIGPLLRIVFRPQVEGGDHVPDEGPAILASNHLSYADWLFMPLTLSRRVTFVAKAEYFTGTGVKGWLQKTFFSGSGQVPIDRTGADAAAGALLSAKRVLGEGGLFGIYPEGTRSHDGRLYRGKTGVARLALETGVPVIPVAVVGTDVVAPPGKKFGSFTRPVVRFGRPLDFSRYEGLENDRYILRSITDEIMYEIMRLSEQEYVDMYATRAKEESKRADAAAAEAAAEQKKAS from the coding sequence GTGTTCTACTGGTTCCTCAAGTGGGTGGCCATCGGTCCGTTGCTGCGGATCGTCTTCCGGCCCCAGGTCGAGGGCGGCGACCACGTGCCCGACGAGGGGCCGGCGATCCTGGCCAGCAACCACCTCTCGTACGCCGACTGGCTGTTCATGCCGCTCACGCTCTCGCGCCGGGTCACCTTCGTGGCCAAGGCGGAGTACTTCACCGGCACCGGGGTCAAGGGCTGGCTGCAGAAGACCTTCTTCTCCGGCTCCGGCCAGGTGCCGATCGACCGCACCGGCGCGGACGCTGCCGCCGGGGCCCTGCTGTCGGCCAAGCGCGTCCTCGGCGAGGGCGGCCTCTTCGGCATCTACCCCGAGGGCACCCGCTCGCACGACGGGCGGCTCTACCGCGGCAAGACCGGCGTCGCACGCCTGGCCCTCGAGACCGGTGTGCCGGTGATCCCGGTCGCGGTGGTGGGCACCGACGTGGTCGCCCCGCCGGGCAAGAAGTTCGGCTCCTTCACGCGCCCGGTGGTGCGCTTCGGGCGCCCCCTGGACTTCTCCCGCTACGAGGGTCTCGAGAACGATCGCTACATCCTGCGCTCGATCACCGACGAGATCATGTACGAGATCATGCGGCTCTCCGAGCAGGAGTACGTCGACATGTACGCCACCCGCGCCAAGGAGGAGTCCAAGCGGGCCGACGCCGCGGCCGCCGAGGCCGCTGCCGAGCAGAAGAAGGCGTCCTGA